GTGAAAAACAGATAGCTATGCTTAGAAGACTTCAGGAAATGGAGTTTGTAGCAGTTGAACTAAATCTATATCTTGATACCCATCCATGCGATACAGAGGC
This region of Veillonellaceae bacterium genomic DNA includes:
- a CDS encoding spore coat protein CotJB; the protein is MSCEKQIAMLRRLQEMEFVAVELNLYLDTHPCDTEA